The Carassius carassius chromosome 34, fCarCar2.1, whole genome shotgun sequence genome has a segment encoding these proteins:
- the LOC132114753 gene encoding oxysterol-binding protein-related protein 9-like isoform X2, translating to MASIMEGPLSKWTNVMKGWQYRWFVLDYNAGLLSYYTSKDKMMRGSRRGCVRLRGAVIGIDDEDDSTFTITVDQKTFHFQARDADEREKWIHALEGTILRHTLQQEAETGFVPSVQDFDKKLAEADAYLQILIDQLKLFDEKIKDCKEDESRSKIENLKDTTCSMVESIKHCIVLLQIAKSTINPVDGVFQPAPLNTSEVSAMPTQTTLPTDGAQVCKTEQRPSSLPMGPVVTVMGSLQTPTPNSTGSGPSAPSSSVTSPSHMNVPPHTVPDFSYSSSEDEFYDADEFYQSSTSPKHCIDLKRSAAVNSDDSTALKRPDTNESINSSMSNGTTDADQFDSHDEKDDDGEGESVEEHKSVIMHLLSQVRLGMDLTKVVLPTFILERRSLLEMYADFFAHPDLFVSIAEQQDPRDRMVQVVKWYLSAFHAGRKGSVAKKPYNPILGEVFFCHWDLPESEDPASSESVSDGPLPWCSKNSVSFVAEQVSHHPPISAFYAECFSKKIQFNAHIWTKSKFLGMSIGVHNIGQGCVSCLEYDEHYILTFPNGYGRSILTVPWVELGGECNISCSKSGYSANIVFHTKPFYGGKKHRITAEIFAPNDKKSFCSIEGEWNGVMYAKWATGENSLFIDTKKTGIVKKKVRKLEDQLEYESRSLWKDVTTNLKLKDIDAATEAKHSLEERQRAEARERKEQDMQWETRLFHEDGECWVYDKPLLKRIASQRH from the exons TCCAAGGACAAGATGATGCGTGGCTCTAGAAGAGGCTGTGTGCGACTTCGG GGAGCTGTGATTGGAATCGATGACGAGGACGACAGCACTTTCACCATTACCGTGGACCAGAAGACTTTCCATTTTCAGG CCCGTGACGCAGATGAGCGGGAGAAGTGGATTCATGCCTTAGAAGGGACGATTCTTCGGCACACCCTTCAGCAG GAGGCAGAGACAGGATTCGTTCCCAGCGTTCAAGACTTCGACAAGAAGCTAGCTGAAGCTGATGCATATTTGCAGATTTTGATCGACCAGTTAAAA CTCTTCGATGAAAAGATTAAAGACTGCAAGGAAGATGAGTCGCGCAGT AAAATCGAGAACCTGAAGGACACAACTTGT agtatGGTAGAGTCCATCAAACACTGTATCGTACTACTACAGATTGCCAAG AGCACCATAAACCCAGTGGATGGGGTATTCCAGCCTGCCCCTCTCAACACATCTGAAGTTAGTGCCATGCCAACACAGACCACTCTACCCACAG ATGGAGCTCAGGTGTGTAAAACCGAACAGAGGCCTTCTTCATTACCCATGGGCCCCGTTGTCACGGTGATGGGCAGCCTTCAGACCCCCACTCCCAACAGCACAG GGAGTGGTCCTTCAGCTCCCAGCAGCAGCGTGACTTCCCCCAGTCACATGAACGTACCACCCCACACTGTCCCTGACTTCTCCTATTCCAGCAGTGAAGATGAGTTTTACGACGCTGATGAATTTTATCAGAGCAGCACCTCACCAAAACACTGCATAGA TCTGAagagatctgctgctgtgaacAGTGACGATAGCACAGCCCTAAAACGGCCAGACACCAACGAATCAATCAACTCCTCCATGTCGAATGGCACCACTGATGCag ATCAGTTTGACAGTCATGATGAGAAAGATGATGATGGCGAGGGTGAATCTGTGGAAGAACACAAAAGTGTCATCATGCATCTGCTGTCTCAAGTGCGACTGGGCATGGATCTCACCAAG GTTGTCTTGCCAACATTTATCTTAGAGCGGAGGTCGTTGTTGGAAATGTATGCAGATTTCTTTGCACACCCGGATTTGTTCGTAAG TATTGCGGAGCAGCAGGATCCAAGGGACCGCATGGTGCAGGTGGTAAAGTGGTACCTCTCAGCCTTTCACGCTGGTCGGAAAGGATCTGTGGCCAAGAAGCCCTACAACCCCATTCTGGGTGAGGTGTTCTTCTGTCACTGGGACCTGCCTGAATCAGAGGATCCTGCTTCTTCT GAGTCTGTATCAGATGGGCCATTGCCGTGGTGTAGCAAAAACAGTGTGTCATTTGTGGCAGAGCAGGTTTCTCACCACCCTCCTA TATCTGCGTTTTATGCTGAGTGTTTCAGCAAAAAAATCCAGTTCAACGCCCACATCTGGACCAAATCGAAGTTCCTTGGAATGTCTATTGGTGTCCATAATATTGGTCAAG GTTGTGTGTCTTGTCTTGAATATGATGAGCACTATATTCTTACATTTCCTAATGGCTACGGGAG GTCAATCCTCACTGTTCCATGGGTTGAGCTGGGTGGAGAGTGCAATATTTCCTGTTCCAAATCTGGCTACAGTGCCAATATAGTTTTCCACACCAAACCGTTCTATGGAGGAAAGAAGCACAGGATAACTGCTGAGATATT TGCTCCCAATGATAAGAAGTCATTTTGCTCCATAGAGGGAGAGTGGAATGGTGTGATGTATGCGAAATGGGCTACGGGG GAAAATTCACTATTTATTGATACAAAGAAAACCGGCATTGTTAAGAAGAAGGTGCGGAAATTGGAGGACCAGTTGGAGTATGAATCCAGAAG TTTGTGGAAGGACGTGACTACGAACCTGAAACTGAAGGACATTGATGCTGCGACGGAAGCCAAACACAGTCTGGAGGAGAGACAGAGGGCGGAGGCCAGAGAAAGGAAGGAGCAGGACATGCAATGGGAGACGAGA CTGTTTCATGAGGATGGTGAATGCTGGGTCTACGACAAGCCTCTCCTGAAGCGAATAGCATCGCAACGACACTGA
- the LOC132114753 gene encoding oxysterol-binding protein-related protein 9-like isoform X1, whose translation MASIMEGPLSKWTNVMKGWQYRWFVLDYNAGLLSYYTSKDKMMRGSRRGCVRLRGAVIGIDDEDDSTFTITVDQKTFHFQARDADEREKWIHALEGTILRHTLQQEAETGFVPSVQDFDKKLAEADAYLQILIDQLKLFDEKIKDCKEDESRSKIENLKDTTCSMVESIKHCIVLLQIAKDQSNEQQHANGLISTINPVDGVFQPAPLNTSEVSAMPTQTTLPTDGAQVCKTEQRPSSLPMGPVVTVMGSLQTPTPNSTGSGPSAPSSSVTSPSHMNVPPHTVPDFSYSSSEDEFYDADEFYQSSTSPKHCIDLKRSAAVNSDDSTALKRPDTNESINSSMSNGTTDADQFDSHDEKDDDGEGESVEEHKSVIMHLLSQVRLGMDLTKVVLPTFILERRSLLEMYADFFAHPDLFVSIAEQQDPRDRMVQVVKWYLSAFHAGRKGSVAKKPYNPILGEVFFCHWDLPESEDPASSESVSDGPLPWCSKNSVSFVAEQVSHHPPISAFYAECFSKKIQFNAHIWTKSKFLGMSIGVHNIGQGCVSCLEYDEHYILTFPNGYGRSILTVPWVELGGECNISCSKSGYSANIVFHTKPFYGGKKHRITAEIFAPNDKKSFCSIEGEWNGVMYAKWATGENSLFIDTKKTGIVKKKVRKLEDQLEYESRSLWKDVTTNLKLKDIDAATEAKHSLEERQRAEARERKEQDMQWETRLFHEDGECWVYDKPLLKRIASQRH comes from the exons TCCAAGGACAAGATGATGCGTGGCTCTAGAAGAGGCTGTGTGCGACTTCGG GGAGCTGTGATTGGAATCGATGACGAGGACGACAGCACTTTCACCATTACCGTGGACCAGAAGACTTTCCATTTTCAGG CCCGTGACGCAGATGAGCGGGAGAAGTGGATTCATGCCTTAGAAGGGACGATTCTTCGGCACACCCTTCAGCAG GAGGCAGAGACAGGATTCGTTCCCAGCGTTCAAGACTTCGACAAGAAGCTAGCTGAAGCTGATGCATATTTGCAGATTTTGATCGACCAGTTAAAA CTCTTCGATGAAAAGATTAAAGACTGCAAGGAAGATGAGTCGCGCAGT AAAATCGAGAACCTGAAGGACACAACTTGT agtatGGTAGAGTCCATCAAACACTGTATCGTACTACTACAGATTGCCAAG GATCAAAGTAACGAACAGCAACACGCAAACGGACTGATA AGCACCATAAACCCAGTGGATGGGGTATTCCAGCCTGCCCCTCTCAACACATCTGAAGTTAGTGCCATGCCAACACAGACCACTCTACCCACAG ATGGAGCTCAGGTGTGTAAAACCGAACAGAGGCCTTCTTCATTACCCATGGGCCCCGTTGTCACGGTGATGGGCAGCCTTCAGACCCCCACTCCCAACAGCACAG GGAGTGGTCCTTCAGCTCCCAGCAGCAGCGTGACTTCCCCCAGTCACATGAACGTACCACCCCACACTGTCCCTGACTTCTCCTATTCCAGCAGTGAAGATGAGTTTTACGACGCTGATGAATTTTATCAGAGCAGCACCTCACCAAAACACTGCATAGA TCTGAagagatctgctgctgtgaacAGTGACGATAGCACAGCCCTAAAACGGCCAGACACCAACGAATCAATCAACTCCTCCATGTCGAATGGCACCACTGATGCag ATCAGTTTGACAGTCATGATGAGAAAGATGATGATGGCGAGGGTGAATCTGTGGAAGAACACAAAAGTGTCATCATGCATCTGCTGTCTCAAGTGCGACTGGGCATGGATCTCACCAAG GTTGTCTTGCCAACATTTATCTTAGAGCGGAGGTCGTTGTTGGAAATGTATGCAGATTTCTTTGCACACCCGGATTTGTTCGTAAG TATTGCGGAGCAGCAGGATCCAAGGGACCGCATGGTGCAGGTGGTAAAGTGGTACCTCTCAGCCTTTCACGCTGGTCGGAAAGGATCTGTGGCCAAGAAGCCCTACAACCCCATTCTGGGTGAGGTGTTCTTCTGTCACTGGGACCTGCCTGAATCAGAGGATCCTGCTTCTTCT GAGTCTGTATCAGATGGGCCATTGCCGTGGTGTAGCAAAAACAGTGTGTCATTTGTGGCAGAGCAGGTTTCTCACCACCCTCCTA TATCTGCGTTTTATGCTGAGTGTTTCAGCAAAAAAATCCAGTTCAACGCCCACATCTGGACCAAATCGAAGTTCCTTGGAATGTCTATTGGTGTCCATAATATTGGTCAAG GTTGTGTGTCTTGTCTTGAATATGATGAGCACTATATTCTTACATTTCCTAATGGCTACGGGAG GTCAATCCTCACTGTTCCATGGGTTGAGCTGGGTGGAGAGTGCAATATTTCCTGTTCCAAATCTGGCTACAGTGCCAATATAGTTTTCCACACCAAACCGTTCTATGGAGGAAAGAAGCACAGGATAACTGCTGAGATATT TGCTCCCAATGATAAGAAGTCATTTTGCTCCATAGAGGGAGAGTGGAATGGTGTGATGTATGCGAAATGGGCTACGGGG GAAAATTCACTATTTATTGATACAAAGAAAACCGGCATTGTTAAGAAGAAGGTGCGGAAATTGGAGGACCAGTTGGAGTATGAATCCAGAAG TTTGTGGAAGGACGTGACTACGAACCTGAAACTGAAGGACATTGATGCTGCGACGGAAGCCAAACACAGTCTGGAGGAGAGACAGAGGGCGGAGGCCAGAGAAAGGAAGGAGCAGGACATGCAATGGGAGACGAGA CTGTTTCATGAGGATGGTGAATGCTGGGTCTACGACAAGCCTCTCCTGAAGCGAATAGCATCGCAACGACACTGA
- the LOC132114753 gene encoding oxysterol-binding protein-related protein 9-like isoform X3 — MSCSGKIREAETGFVPSVQDFDKKLAEADAYLQILIDQLKLFDEKIKDCKEDESRSKIENLKDTTCSMVESIKHCIVLLQIAKDQSNEQQHANGLISTINPVDGVFQPAPLNTSEVSAMPTQTTLPTDGAQVCKTEQRPSSLPMGPVVTVMGSLQTPTPNSTGSGPSAPSSSVTSPSHMNVPPHTVPDFSYSSSEDEFYDADEFYQSSTSPKHCIDLKRSAAVNSDDSTALKRPDTNESINSSMSNGTTDADQFDSHDEKDDDGEGESVEEHKSVIMHLLSQVRLGMDLTKVVLPTFILERRSLLEMYADFFAHPDLFVSIAEQQDPRDRMVQVVKWYLSAFHAGRKGSVAKKPYNPILGEVFFCHWDLPESEDPASSESVSDGPLPWCSKNSVSFVAEQVSHHPPISAFYAECFSKKIQFNAHIWTKSKFLGMSIGVHNIGQGCVSCLEYDEHYILTFPNGYGRSILTVPWVELGGECNISCSKSGYSANIVFHTKPFYGGKKHRITAEIFAPNDKKSFCSIEGEWNGVMYAKWATGENSLFIDTKKTGIVKKKVRKLEDQLEYESRSLWKDVTTNLKLKDIDAATEAKHSLEERQRAEARERKEQDMQWETRLFHEDGECWVYDKPLLKRIASQRH; from the exons ATGTCCTGCAGTGGCAAGATCCGA GAGGCAGAGACAGGATTCGTTCCCAGCGTTCAAGACTTCGACAAGAAGCTAGCTGAAGCTGATGCATATTTGCAGATTTTGATCGACCAGTTAAAA CTCTTCGATGAAAAGATTAAAGACTGCAAGGAAGATGAGTCGCGCAGT AAAATCGAGAACCTGAAGGACACAACTTGT agtatGGTAGAGTCCATCAAACACTGTATCGTACTACTACAGATTGCCAAG GATCAAAGTAACGAACAGCAACACGCAAACGGACTGATA AGCACCATAAACCCAGTGGATGGGGTATTCCAGCCTGCCCCTCTCAACACATCTGAAGTTAGTGCCATGCCAACACAGACCACTCTACCCACAG ATGGAGCTCAGGTGTGTAAAACCGAACAGAGGCCTTCTTCATTACCCATGGGCCCCGTTGTCACGGTGATGGGCAGCCTTCAGACCCCCACTCCCAACAGCACAG GGAGTGGTCCTTCAGCTCCCAGCAGCAGCGTGACTTCCCCCAGTCACATGAACGTACCACCCCACACTGTCCCTGACTTCTCCTATTCCAGCAGTGAAGATGAGTTTTACGACGCTGATGAATTTTATCAGAGCAGCACCTCACCAAAACACTGCATAGA TCTGAagagatctgctgctgtgaacAGTGACGATAGCACAGCCCTAAAACGGCCAGACACCAACGAATCAATCAACTCCTCCATGTCGAATGGCACCACTGATGCag ATCAGTTTGACAGTCATGATGAGAAAGATGATGATGGCGAGGGTGAATCTGTGGAAGAACACAAAAGTGTCATCATGCATCTGCTGTCTCAAGTGCGACTGGGCATGGATCTCACCAAG GTTGTCTTGCCAACATTTATCTTAGAGCGGAGGTCGTTGTTGGAAATGTATGCAGATTTCTTTGCACACCCGGATTTGTTCGTAAG TATTGCGGAGCAGCAGGATCCAAGGGACCGCATGGTGCAGGTGGTAAAGTGGTACCTCTCAGCCTTTCACGCTGGTCGGAAAGGATCTGTGGCCAAGAAGCCCTACAACCCCATTCTGGGTGAGGTGTTCTTCTGTCACTGGGACCTGCCTGAATCAGAGGATCCTGCTTCTTCT GAGTCTGTATCAGATGGGCCATTGCCGTGGTGTAGCAAAAACAGTGTGTCATTTGTGGCAGAGCAGGTTTCTCACCACCCTCCTA TATCTGCGTTTTATGCTGAGTGTTTCAGCAAAAAAATCCAGTTCAACGCCCACATCTGGACCAAATCGAAGTTCCTTGGAATGTCTATTGGTGTCCATAATATTGGTCAAG GTTGTGTGTCTTGTCTTGAATATGATGAGCACTATATTCTTACATTTCCTAATGGCTACGGGAG GTCAATCCTCACTGTTCCATGGGTTGAGCTGGGTGGAGAGTGCAATATTTCCTGTTCCAAATCTGGCTACAGTGCCAATATAGTTTTCCACACCAAACCGTTCTATGGAGGAAAGAAGCACAGGATAACTGCTGAGATATT TGCTCCCAATGATAAGAAGTCATTTTGCTCCATAGAGGGAGAGTGGAATGGTGTGATGTATGCGAAATGGGCTACGGGG GAAAATTCACTATTTATTGATACAAAGAAAACCGGCATTGTTAAGAAGAAGGTGCGGAAATTGGAGGACCAGTTGGAGTATGAATCCAGAAG TTTGTGGAAGGACGTGACTACGAACCTGAAACTGAAGGACATTGATGCTGCGACGGAAGCCAAACACAGTCTGGAGGAGAGACAGAGGGCGGAGGCCAGAGAAAGGAAGGAGCAGGACATGCAATGGGAGACGAGA CTGTTTCATGAGGATGGTGAATGCTGGGTCTACGACAAGCCTCTCCTGAAGCGAATAGCATCGCAACGACACTGA
- the LOC132114753 gene encoding oxysterol-binding protein-related protein 9-like isoform X4, with protein MVESIKHCIVLLQIAKDQSNEQQHANGLISTINPVDGVFQPAPLNTSEVSAMPTQTTLPTDGAQVCKTEQRPSSLPMGPVVTVMGSLQTPTPNSTGSGPSAPSSSVTSPSHMNVPPHTVPDFSYSSSEDEFYDADEFYQSSTSPKHCIDLKRSAAVNSDDSTALKRPDTNESINSSMSNGTTDADQFDSHDEKDDDGEGESVEEHKSVIMHLLSQVRLGMDLTKVVLPTFILERRSLLEMYADFFAHPDLFVSIAEQQDPRDRMVQVVKWYLSAFHAGRKGSVAKKPYNPILGEVFFCHWDLPESEDPASSESVSDGPLPWCSKNSVSFVAEQVSHHPPISAFYAECFSKKIQFNAHIWTKSKFLGMSIGVHNIGQGCVSCLEYDEHYILTFPNGYGRSILTVPWVELGGECNISCSKSGYSANIVFHTKPFYGGKKHRITAEIFAPNDKKSFCSIEGEWNGVMYAKWATGENSLFIDTKKTGIVKKKVRKLEDQLEYESRSLWKDVTTNLKLKDIDAATEAKHSLEERQRAEARERKEQDMQWETRLFHEDGECWVYDKPLLKRIASQRH; from the exons atGGTAGAGTCCATCAAACACTGTATCGTACTACTACAGATTGCCAAG GATCAAAGTAACGAACAGCAACACGCAAACGGACTGATA AGCACCATAAACCCAGTGGATGGGGTATTCCAGCCTGCCCCTCTCAACACATCTGAAGTTAGTGCCATGCCAACACAGACCACTCTACCCACAG ATGGAGCTCAGGTGTGTAAAACCGAACAGAGGCCTTCTTCATTACCCATGGGCCCCGTTGTCACGGTGATGGGCAGCCTTCAGACCCCCACTCCCAACAGCACAG GGAGTGGTCCTTCAGCTCCCAGCAGCAGCGTGACTTCCCCCAGTCACATGAACGTACCACCCCACACTGTCCCTGACTTCTCCTATTCCAGCAGTGAAGATGAGTTTTACGACGCTGATGAATTTTATCAGAGCAGCACCTCACCAAAACACTGCATAGA TCTGAagagatctgctgctgtgaacAGTGACGATAGCACAGCCCTAAAACGGCCAGACACCAACGAATCAATCAACTCCTCCATGTCGAATGGCACCACTGATGCag ATCAGTTTGACAGTCATGATGAGAAAGATGATGATGGCGAGGGTGAATCTGTGGAAGAACACAAAAGTGTCATCATGCATCTGCTGTCTCAAGTGCGACTGGGCATGGATCTCACCAAG GTTGTCTTGCCAACATTTATCTTAGAGCGGAGGTCGTTGTTGGAAATGTATGCAGATTTCTTTGCACACCCGGATTTGTTCGTAAG TATTGCGGAGCAGCAGGATCCAAGGGACCGCATGGTGCAGGTGGTAAAGTGGTACCTCTCAGCCTTTCACGCTGGTCGGAAAGGATCTGTGGCCAAGAAGCCCTACAACCCCATTCTGGGTGAGGTGTTCTTCTGTCACTGGGACCTGCCTGAATCAGAGGATCCTGCTTCTTCT GAGTCTGTATCAGATGGGCCATTGCCGTGGTGTAGCAAAAACAGTGTGTCATTTGTGGCAGAGCAGGTTTCTCACCACCCTCCTA TATCTGCGTTTTATGCTGAGTGTTTCAGCAAAAAAATCCAGTTCAACGCCCACATCTGGACCAAATCGAAGTTCCTTGGAATGTCTATTGGTGTCCATAATATTGGTCAAG GTTGTGTGTCTTGTCTTGAATATGATGAGCACTATATTCTTACATTTCCTAATGGCTACGGGAG GTCAATCCTCACTGTTCCATGGGTTGAGCTGGGTGGAGAGTGCAATATTTCCTGTTCCAAATCTGGCTACAGTGCCAATATAGTTTTCCACACCAAACCGTTCTATGGAGGAAAGAAGCACAGGATAACTGCTGAGATATT TGCTCCCAATGATAAGAAGTCATTTTGCTCCATAGAGGGAGAGTGGAATGGTGTGATGTATGCGAAATGGGCTACGGGG GAAAATTCACTATTTATTGATACAAAGAAAACCGGCATTGTTAAGAAGAAGGTGCGGAAATTGGAGGACCAGTTGGAGTATGAATCCAGAAG TTTGTGGAAGGACGTGACTACGAACCTGAAACTGAAGGACATTGATGCTGCGACGGAAGCCAAACACAGTCTGGAGGAGAGACAGAGGGCGGAGGCCAGAGAAAGGAAGGAGCAGGACATGCAATGGGAGACGAGA CTGTTTCATGAGGATGGTGAATGCTGGGTCTACGACAAGCCTCTCCTGAAGCGAATAGCATCGCAACGACACTGA